One segment of Pleomorphomonas sp. PLEO DNA contains the following:
- a CDS encoding aminotransferase class V-fold PLP-dependent enzyme has product MSNDIRQDLGLRQVVNVSGTMTALGASIVVPQAIEAMTRGLPQFFEMAALHKEASKVIADLTGAEAGFVTASCAAGITLTVAAAMTGSDLLAIERLPDTGAVKNEVVILAGHMISFGAPVEQMIRLSGAKVVSVGQATASAAYQLAASINDNTAAAVFVISHHVVDYAQIPIKTFIKVCHDKGVPVIVDAASEYDLTTALALGADIVIWSGHKFLGGPTSGIVAGSKDLVRATYLQNRGIGRGMKVGKESIIGVMAAMTAWKSRDHQGIRARERSALEVWSEALAGRPGVTATIVPDPTQNPLDRLKVSVDPQAAHISAWDLAIRLASGDRPIIVRDHEVEHGHFFLDPCNLHPGQEFLVAERLAEELDKAAASNDIIETPLEEIWRAREDSILNWPD; this is encoded by the coding sequence GTGTCCAATGATATCCGCCAGGATCTGGGGCTACGCCAGGTCGTCAACGTCTCCGGCACCATGACGGCCCTGGGCGCTTCCATCGTCGTCCCGCAGGCCATCGAGGCCATGACGCGCGGGCTACCCCAGTTCTTCGAGATGGCCGCGCTGCACAAAGAGGCCAGCAAGGTCATCGCCGACCTGACCGGCGCCGAAGCCGGCTTCGTCACCGCCTCATGCGCCGCCGGCATCACGCTCACTGTCGCCGCCGCCATGACAGGATCGGACCTTCTGGCCATCGAGCGCCTGCCCGATACCGGCGCGGTCAAAAACGAGGTGGTGATCCTAGCCGGCCATATGATCAGCTTCGGCGCGCCGGTCGAACAGATGATCCGGCTTTCCGGCGCCAAGGTGGTGTCGGTGGGCCAGGCGACGGCCAGCGCAGCCTATCAGCTCGCCGCCTCGATCAACGACAACACTGCTGCCGCCGTCTTCGTCATCTCGCACCACGTCGTCGACTATGCGCAGATCCCGATCAAGACCTTCATCAAGGTCTGCCATGACAAGGGCGTTCCGGTCATCGTCGACGCCGCGTCGGAATATGACCTGACAACCGCGCTCGCGTTGGGCGCCGACATCGTGATCTGGTCGGGCCACAAATTCCTGGGTGGACCGACATCGGGCATCGTCGCAGGCAGCAAGGATCTGGTGCGCGCCACCTATCTGCAGAACCGGGGCATCGGCCGCGGCATGAAAGTGGGCAAGGAATCGATCATCGGCGTCATGGCCGCGATGACCGCATGGAAGAGCCGCGACCACCAGGGCATCCGGGCCAGGGAGCGTTCCGCGCTCGAGGTGTGGAGCGAAGCACTAGCCGGCCGGCCGGGCGTGACGGCAACCATCGTCCCGGACCCCACCCAGAACCCGCTCGATCGCCTGAAGGTCAGCGTCGATCCACAGGCCGCCCATATCTCGGCCTGGGACCTCGCCATCCGCCTCGCCTCGGGTGACCGCCCCATTATCGTGCGCGATCACGAAGTAGAGCATGGCCACTTCTTCCTCGACCCCTGCAATCTGCACCCGGGACAGGAATTCTTGGTGGCCGAGCGCCTTGCCGAGGAACTCGACAAAGCCGCCGCCTCCAATGACATCATCGAGACGCCCCTTGAAGAGATCTGGCGGGCGCGCGAGGACAGCATCTTGAACTGGCCGGATTGA
- a CDS encoding carbohydrate-binding protein, giving the protein MPIHLKIVGADGVAHAEAHGETEVQLVYSAAYVPGDRIVLHTDRTSAHIRVRLDDSGACPLLWLPEGSFEYPLPFGDARKAFAPFAFAGERHFLEARLATAEEVATRRDLALNPFDFIDSTAFPHASANSATRGEALFAARNAIDGLTATGGHGEWPYTSWGIGRNPEAALTVAFGRQVLIDEVILYTRADFPHDAWWERAILSFSQGPDLAIDLRKTGSGQRLCFPKRPSEWIQLHHLVKADVPSPFPALTSIVCLGLDVHPDCNVAG; this is encoded by the coding sequence ATGCCTATTCACCTGAAAATCGTTGGCGCGGACGGTGTCGCGCACGCCGAAGCCCACGGCGAGACCGAAGTCCAACTGGTCTATTCGGCCGCTTATGTGCCGGGTGATCGTATTGTCCTGCATACGGACAGAACGTCAGCGCATATCCGCGTTCGCCTGGACGATTCCGGCGCCTGTCCACTGCTGTGGCTGCCGGAGGGGAGCTTCGAATATCCGCTGCCCTTCGGCGACGCCAGGAAAGCTTTTGCCCCCTTCGCGTTTGCTGGCGAGCGGCACTTTCTCGAGGCGCGGCTCGCCACTGCCGAAGAAGTCGCAACGCGTCGCGACCTGGCGCTGAACCCATTCGACTTTATCGATAGCACTGCCTTTCCGCATGCTTCCGCCAATTCTGCGACCCGCGGCGAGGCCCTGTTCGCGGCCCGCAACGCCATCGACGGGCTGACCGCGACCGGTGGTCATGGCGAGTGGCCCTATACTAGCTGGGGAATCGGTCGCAATCCCGAAGCGGCGCTGACTGTCGCATTCGGCCGCCAAGTGCTTATCGATGAAGTGATATTATATACCCGCGCCGACTTCCCCCACGACGCTTGGTGGGAACGGGCTATCCTTTCCTTTTCCCAGGGACCCGATCTCGCGATCGATCTGAGAAAAACCGGTAGCGGTCAGCGGCTGTGCTTTCCGAAGCGACCTAGCGAATGGATACAGCTTCACCATCTCGTCAAGGCTGACGTTCCATCACCTTTCCCAGCATTAACATCAATCGTGTGCTTGGGATTGGATGTCCACCCGGATTGTAATGTGGCTGGTTAG
- a CDS encoding sugar ABC transporter substrate-binding protein — protein sequence MKHLKAFAATMSAVASVAIVGHAFAADTETIKWALWDWDKTAYYQPLIDAYQAKHPNVKIDYVDLGSTDYQTMLSTQLTGGADDLDVLTIKDVPGYATVVRAGQLEDLTGYMKDNAIDPAAYSGLIEQITIKDKVYALPFRSDFWVVYYNKDLFDKAGVPYPSNDMTVAQYDELARKMTSGAGSDKVYGSIFHIWRSTVELFGILDGQHTVVDGNYDFLKPWYERALKLQSDGIVPDYSMLKTSNTHYSAPFFNNTIATLPMGTWFAATQITKVKSGESKSVNWGIVKYPHPDGVKAGTTIATITSLAVNKQSSHKETALDFLKFVTGPEGATIVASTGTIPAVRDAKVIDTITSIEGFPKDENSKAALTIEKGYLEMPVHPKAPQIEVALNRVHDSIMTKNETVEEGIAEMNKTVGNIIGQ from the coding sequence ATGAAACACCTGAAAGCCTTCGCGGCGACGATGTCCGCCGTCGCCTCGGTCGCGATTGTCGGCCACGCCTTTGCCGCCGACACCGAAACCATCAAGTGGGCGCTGTGGGATTGGGATAAAACCGCCTATTATCAGCCCCTTATCGACGCCTACCAGGCCAAGCATCCGAACGTGAAGATCGACTATGTCGATCTCGGCTCGACTGACTACCAGACGATGCTGAGCACACAGCTGACCGGTGGCGCCGACGACCTTGATGTTTTGACCATCAAGGACGTCCCCGGCTATGCCACCGTGGTCCGCGCCGGTCAGCTTGAGGATCTGACCGGCTACATGAAGGACAATGCCATCGATCCGGCCGCCTATTCCGGGCTGATCGAGCAGATCACCATCAAGGACAAGGTCTACGCTCTGCCGTTCCGCAGCGATTTCTGGGTCGTCTATTACAACAAGGATCTGTTCGACAAAGCCGGCGTTCCCTATCCGTCGAACGACATGACCGTGGCGCAATATGACGAGCTGGCACGGAAGATGACCAGCGGCGCCGGCTCCGACAAGGTCTACGGCAGCATCTTCCACATCTGGCGCAGCACCGTCGAACTATTCGGTATCCTTGACGGCCAGCACACGGTCGTGGATGGCAATTACGACTTCCTGAAGCCCTGGTACGAGCGGGCGCTCAAGCTGCAGAGCGACGGCATTGTTCCGGACTATTCGATGCTGAAGACGTCAAACACCCACTATTCGGCGCCCTTCTTCAACAACACAATTGCGACGCTGCCGATGGGAACATGGTTTGCCGCGACGCAGATCACCAAGGTCAAATCCGGCGAATCCAAGTCGGTCAACTGGGGTATCGTCAAGTATCCGCATCCGGATGGCGTCAAGGCGGGCACCACCATTGCCACCATCACGTCGCTCGCCGTCAACAAGCAGTCGAGCCACAAGGAGACGGCCCTCGACTTCCTCAAGTTTGTGACGGGCCCTGAGGGCGCGACCATCGTCGCCTCGACCGGCACCATTCCTGCCGTGCGTGACGCCAAGGTGATCGACACCATCACGTCGATCGAAGGCTTCCCGAAGGACGAGAACAGCAAGGCGGCGCTCACCATCGAGAAGGGCTATCTCGAGATGCCCGTTCATCCCAAGGCGCCGCAGATCGAAGTGGCGCTCAACCGCGTCCACGATTCGATCATGACCAAGAACGAGACGGTCGAAGAGGGCATCGCCGAAATGAACAAGACGGTGGGGAACATCATCGGACAGTGA